A window of Chryseobacterium sp. IHB B 17019 genomic DNA:
AGCTTACATAAAAATGATACATTAATTATTCTTTTTCCAACGATGATTCTTGTAGGGCTATATTCCTGGGGAATAGAATATCTGGAAGTGGAATATCTTCATCTTTCTTCAAAATCTGCGGTGAGCAATGTGAGCCTTATCCATTCTTTACTGGGTTTTGTGCTTTCTTTATTGTTGGTTTTCAGGACCAATACAGCTTACGACAGATGGTGGGAGGGAAGAAAACTGTGGGGAAAACTGGTGAACGATTCCCGGAATTTTGCCATTAAAATAAATTCTATTCTTGAAAACGACAGAAAAGACGCGGAGCAGATTGCAAGATATTTAAAATATTTCCCTCATTTTTTAGCAAAACACCTCTCTAAGGAGTCAACAAGGCTAGCTTTGGATGAAGATTATTCTGAAATTGAACAATATATAAAGCATCATGGTCCGAGCGAAATCGTTATTCTTTTAACTCATAAATTAAATCAATTAAAAAGAGAAGGAAAAATTTCGGATATTGAAATTTTATATTTAGACACACAGCTTTCGGGGTTTCTTGATATTTGCGGAGGTTGTGAAAGAATTAAAAATACTCCGATCCCCTATTCTTATTCCTCTTTTGTGAAGAAGTTTATCATTTTATATGTTTTGGCACTTCCTATAGCTTATGTGGTTTCGATTGGTTTTTTCATTATTCCTTTGACGGTTTTTGTATATTATGTTCTGATGAGCCTTGAAATGATTGCGGAAGAAATTGAAGATCCTTTCGGTAATGACGAGAATGATATTCCGATGGAGGCCATTGCACAGAATATTGAAAGAAGTGTTCACCAGATTATGAATTAAAGCAGACTCATTTAGCAATCCCCTTCTTATTTCCATCTGTTTATCAAACTGTTATAGAAAAATTCTATAGTATGCTAAAACACCTTTATTTAGTAGAAAAATTTCAACCATATAATAATTATTGTTTTATTTTATAAATAAAATGTTTTTTTTATTAATATTTTTTTTAATTTTATAAATCCCTAATTGAACTGGCATTGTGATATTTATTAGTCAACCAAACTTAAAATATTAATTTAAATTTTTAAAACTATGCCAAATCCAAAACATGGCCACGCGTATGATTCCCGTGGCGAATTTGCTCTAACCCAAGGGTGGTTAGCTGAGTGGAACATCCGTCAATTTGAAGGGGGAAAATTCTTCCCAACAAAAGAAATCGCAGGATTAGACAATTATCCGGGCGATGTAGATCCGGACGATCCTCAATATGAAGGAATTTACAGGCCAATACCGCCGAACAATTTTATCTCCAGCGGAGGCTGGACAAATGAACACGGATCCGACTGGGATATTGTAAACTATACAGATACTGCACTCCAGGAAAAAAAAGGAAAAACCTGGCCAAGAATAAAAGTAAGTTCCGGGCAGGATTTTAAAATAAGCTGGAAATACAGTGCTCCACATGAAACAAGAGGTTATAATTATTGGATCACAAAAGATGGCTGGTTCCAAAATGAAAGGATTACCATTGACCAACTTGAACCTGCCCCTTTTTACATGCATCACTATCCCACACCTCTCCCAGAAGGTGCAGCTCCCACAGAAACGAGTGTAATTTTGCCACAAAAATCAGGCTATCATATAATGATTGTAGCCTGGATTGTAGCAGATACAGGTCATGCATTTTATCAGACATTTGATCTGGATTTTGACGGGGCAACAGAACCAGGTCCGTCCGCAAGTATATCACCATCCAGAAATGAAGTAGAAAAAGGAGAAAATGCTTCTTTCACAACTTCCACTGAGGGAGATGCCCCTTTTACTTATTTATGGAATCTGCCTACAGGGTTGCGCACTGATGACAACCATCTTGATAAAGAAAATATTACTTATATAACAAGTGATATAACAGGTGATAAAACATTTGATATTACTTGCACGGTAACAGATAAAAATGGCAAATCAACGCAGGCACGTGCGAGCTTAGCAGTAAAAGACAGCTCTGCACCATCTGTTCCTACATTACAAATAATGCCTAATTCACAAAACGTGAAAGTTGGCTCTGCGGCTAAATTTAATGCTACAGTTAAGGGTGGTGAAGGTCCTTTTACCTATTCGTGGAATTTGCCGGACCCATTAACCTCTCCGGATATTGATCACAATATGTCTCATATTACTTATGCAACAGACAATGTTTCAAACAGTACAAATTTTGATATAACGTGCAGGGTTAGTGACCGTAATGGACAAACTGCAGATGCAACGGCAAGATTATTAGTGGAAAAAGACACGTCTCCAGATCCTAGTCAATGTACTGATCCCGATGCTGATAATTATCCGGCATGGAGCTCATCTTCAACCTATCCCGAAGAAAGAGCCTATAAAGTAAGCTATAAAGGATTAGTATGGGAAAATAAACATTACATCAATGCCGGTGAAAAGGCTCCGGATATACATGATGGATGGATGTTAGTAAGCAATATCGCAACTCCTTGGAACAACATAAGAAGCTACGATGCCAATAGCTATGTAAATCACAATGGCTCTCAATGGAAGGCAAGCTATTACGCAGGTCCCGGAGATGAACCAGGCAGTTCTTCCGGCCCTATGTGGAGAAATCTGGGCTCAGAAGCCTGTGAACCGAAATCTTAATTTTAATTTTTCTTTTTAATATGCCGTCTCTTTTGAGGCGGCTTTTTTATGTGAAAAACTTCAGGAGATTCATTAACTCAAAAAGTAATTAGATTAAAATTGTAAAATTTGGTAAATTGCAACACGAAATAAGCCTCGAAACAAATTAATCTCAATACAATAAAATTGGTACAAAAATTAAAACTGGAAGACCTCAACAGAATAGACGTGGAAACATTCAAAACTGTTGAAAAAATTCCTTTGATAGTCATTTTGGATAACATCAGAAGCATGCACAATGTAGGGGCAACTTTCAGGACAGCGGATGCTTTTCTGATTCAAAAAATTATCCTCTGCGGAATTACACCTCAGCCTCCACACCGTGAAATTCACAAAGCTGCTTTGGGAGCAACGGAAAGTGTTGACTGGAGCCATGAAAGTGATATAAATACAACAATTCAGGATCTCAAATCTCAGGGATTTGAAATTGTAGGTATTGAGCAGACCACGGACAGCCGGATAATCACCGATTTTACCATTGATAAATCAAAAAAATACGCCGTTA
This region includes:
- a CDS encoding bestrophin family protein; this encodes MRVYNTKHFLKILFSLHKNDTLIILFPTMILVGLYSWGIEYLEVEYLHLSSKSAVSNVSLIHSLLGFVLSLLLVFRTNTAYDRWWEGRKLWGKLVNDSRNFAIKINSILENDRKDAEQIARYLKYFPHFLAKHLSKESTRLALDEDYSEIEQYIKHHGPSEIVILLTHKLNQLKREGKISDIEILYLDTQLSGFLDICGGCERIKNTPIPYSYSSFVKKFIILYVLALPIAYVVSIGFFIIPLTVFVYYVLMSLEMIAEEIEDPFGNDENDIPMEAIAQNIERSVHQIMN
- a CDS encoding lytic polysaccharide monooxygenase, with translation MPNPKHGHAYDSRGEFALTQGWLAEWNIRQFEGGKFFPTKEIAGLDNYPGDVDPDDPQYEGIYRPIPPNNFISSGGWTNEHGSDWDIVNYTDTALQEKKGKTWPRIKVSSGQDFKISWKYSAPHETRGYNYWITKDGWFQNERITIDQLEPAPFYMHHYPTPLPEGAAPTETSVILPQKSGYHIMIVAWIVADTGHAFYQTFDLDFDGATEPGPSASISPSRNEVEKGENASFTTSTEGDAPFTYLWNLPTGLRTDDNHLDKENITYITSDITGDKTFDITCTVTDKNGKSTQARASLAVKDSSAPSVPTLQIMPNSQNVKVGSAAKFNATVKGGEGPFTYSWNLPDPLTSPDIDHNMSHITYATDNVSNSTNFDITCRVSDRNGQTADATARLLVEKDTSPDPSQCTDPDADNYPAWSSSSTYPEERAYKVSYKGLVWENKHYINAGEKAPDIHDGWMLVSNIATPWNNIRSYDANSYVNHNGSQWKASYYAGPGDEPGSSSGPMWRNLGSEACEPKS
- a CDS encoding RNA methyltransferase, which translates into the protein MVQKLKLEDLNRIDVETFKTVEKIPLIVILDNIRSMHNVGATFRTADAFLIQKIILCGITPQPPHREIHKAALGATESVDWSHESDINTTIQDLKSQGFEIVGIEQTTDSRIITDFTIDKSKKYAVILGNEVEGISDEALHNIDSFIEIPQLGTKHSLNVSVCGGIVMWEFAKALK